One window from the genome of Molothrus ater isolate BHLD 08-10-18 breed brown headed cowbird chromosome 5, BPBGC_Mater_1.1, whole genome shotgun sequence encodes:
- the LGALS2 gene encoding galectin-2, with protein sequence MEGNIEILNLNMKPGNTLKVKGKISADTVGFSINLGYSSRDLAFHFNPRFNESVIVCNSKRSDSWETELRDRHLPFFRGCTVKFFIEMLSDKFRVKLPDGHEVCFPNRHGYRNITYVSILGGLRIISFKLT encoded by the exons ATGGAG GGAAATATTGAAATCTTAAACCTGAATATGAAGCCTGGGAACACCCTGAAGGTGAAGGGCAAAATATCTGCTGATACTGTTGG CTTCAGCATCAATCTTGGCTACAGCTCAAGAGATCTGGCATTTCACTTCAATCCCCGCTTCAACGAGTCTGTCATCGTCTGCAACTCCAAGCGCTCTGATTCCTGGGAGACGGAACTCCGTGACCGCCACCTCCCTTTCTTCAGGGGCTGCACTGTAAAG ttcTTCATTGAAATGCTGTCAGACAAGTTCCGTGTGAAGCTGCCCGATGGCCATGAGGTGTGCTTCCCCAACCGGCACGGCTACCGCAACATCACCTATGTAAGCATCCTGGGGGGCCTAAGGATCATCTCCTTCAAGCTCACCTGA
- the CDC42EP1 gene encoding cdc42 effector protein 1, with amino-acid sequence MSLGKLPVLSWVSGSHGKRRLKSELTPDMISPPLGDFRHTMHVGRGGDVFGDTSFLSNHGGADTAKPNSFLARTLRHVRRSPLKRRGSGGQVGASPAPPAISPIIKNAVSLPQLNEAMYDGDSTSRGLTSKFSFKSASNSFSKTHQAYGLESGFCTIPRVPRLEKAQESTCPGEDELDRSDSLLSFRLDLGPSLMSELLQVMSFSETNGSEVGEDGPHLLCEEGTKDRVPPAVPASHEEDKAASSFWDHSRQSNVPGASSLPGLSVHANGEARAIEGAGANSVWASGPGAVSTGSPWQGHWNDCTIEAGEFDRAAQVLARHYGGTSTPRSSEKGEGPRQARTQTPWESPSSSLWGSRVTRESRSPEASWNQGEEEEEEETKLSSLQESHSGARGGRSNSFEYADEEEEEDDEVKV; translated from the exons ATGAGCCTGGGGAAGCTGCCGGTGCTGAGCTGGGTGTCAGGCTCCCATGGCAAGCGGCGGCTGAAGTCGGAGCTGACGCCGGACATGATCAGCCCGCCGCTGGGTGACTTCCGGCACACCATGCACGTGGGGCGCGGCGGCGACGTCTTCGGGGACACCTCCTTCCTCAGCAACCACGGCGGGGCCGACACCGCCAAACCCAACAGCTTCTTGGCGCGGACGCTGCGGCACGTGCGGCGCAGCCCGCTGAAGAGACGGGGCAGCGGGGGCCAGGTGGGTGCCTCGCCCGCGCCCCCCGCCATCTCGCCCATCATCAAGAACGCCGTCTCGCTGCCGCAGCTCAACGAGGCCATGTATGATGGAGACAGCACCAGCAGGGGCTTGACCAGCAAGTTCTCCTTCAAAAGTGCCTCCAACAGCTTCTCCAAAACACACCAGGCCTACG GTCTGGAGTCCGGATTTTGTACCATCCCTCGTGTCCCTCGTTTGGAAAAGGCCCAAGAGAGCACCTGTCCTGGGGAGGACGAGCTGGATCGCTCCGACTCCCTGCTGTCCTTCCGCCTCGACCTGGGGCCCTCCCTGATGAGCGAACTCCTCCAGGTGATGAGCTTCTCTGAAACCAATGGCAGCGAGGTGGGGGAGGATGGCCCACACCTCCTGTGTGAAGAGGGGACCAAGGACAGGGTCCCTCCAGCAGTTCCTGCATCCCATGAAGAGGACAAGGCAGCATCCAGCTTCTGGGACCACTCCAGGCAGAGCAACGTGCCAGGGGCCAGCTCACTGCCAGGTCTGTCAGTCCATGCCAACGGAGAGGCACGTGCCATCGAAGGTGCTGGAGCGAACTCTGTCTGGGCTTCGGGGCCAGGGGCAGTGTCCACAGGGTCCCCGTGGCAAGGCCACTGGAACGACTGCACCATTGAGGCTGGAGAATTTGACCGAGCAGCCCAGGTCCTGGCCCGCCATTACGGTGGGACCAGCACCCCACGGAGCTCGGAGAAGGGTGAGGGTCCCCGGCAGGCCCGGACACAGACCCCGTgggagagccccagcagcagcctgtgggggTCACGAGTGACAAGGGAGAGCCGGTCCCCTGAGGCCAGCTGGAAccaaggagaggaggaggaggaggaggagaccaAGCTCTCCAGCCTGCAGGAAAGCCACAGTGGTGCCCGAGGGGGCCGCAGCAATTCCTTCGAGTATGCcgatgaggaggaggaagaggacgATGAAGTCAAGGTGTGA